In Bacteroidota bacterium, a single window of DNA contains:
- the trpB gene encoding tryptophan synthase subunit beta — protein sequence MATTKTFQQPNEQGYYGKFGGAYIPEMLHRNVEELRTKYLDIINEASFQKEFRELLKDYAGRPTPLYHAKRLSEKFGTTIYLKREDLCHTGAHKINNTIGQILLALRLGKKRIIAETGAGQHGVATATVCALKGLECIVYMGEKDIERQAPNVARMKMLGATVIPARSGSKTLKDATNEAIRDWINNPVDTHYIIGSVVGPHPYPDMVARFQSVISEEIRWQLKEKTRHGGQVGTELPSHVIACVGGGSNAAGAFYHFLDELSVKLIAVEAAGHGVNTQFSAATTALGTPGILHGSKSLLMQTPDGQVVEPHSISAGLDYPGIGPLHAHLFESGRGEFLNATDDEALAAAFELAKLEGIIPALESAHALHALNIVKFEAKDKVVLCLSGRGDKDLAAYMKQMPL from the coding sequence ATGGCAACTACGAAAACATTTCAACAGCCAAACGAGCAAGGTTATTACGGAAAATTCGGGGGCGCCTATATTCCAGAAATGCTTCACCGCAATGTGGAAGAGTTGCGTACAAAATATCTTGATATCATTAATGAAGCATCTTTTCAGAAAGAGTTCCGTGAATTGCTGAAGGATTATGCAGGAAGGCCAACACCTTTATATCATGCAAAACGGTTGAGTGAAAAATTTGGAACAACGATTTACCTGAAACGGGAAGATCTTTGTCATACTGGTGCTCATAAGATCAATAATACTATTGGACAAATTTTATTAGCGTTGCGTTTAGGAAAGAAGAGGATCATTGCTGAAACAGGGGCAGGTCAACACGGTGTAGCTACTGCAACTGTTTGTGCTTTGAAAGGATTGGAGTGTATTGTTTACATGGGAGAAAAAGATATTGAACGGCAGGCGCCGAATGTAGCCCGAATGAAAATGCTTGGTGCTACCGTGATACCAGCAAGAAGCGGCAGTAAAACTTTGAAAGATGCAACGAATGAAGCTATCCGCGATTGGATAAATAATCCTGTTGATACACATTATATAATTGGAAGTGTAGTAGGGCCGCATCCTTATCCGGATATGGTGGCACGTTTTCAAAGTGTGATAAGTGAAGAGATCCGCTGGCAGTTAAAAGAAAAAACCCGCCACGGCGGGCAGGTTGGAACTGAATTACCATCTCATGTTATTGCATGTGTAGGTGGCGGCAGTAATGCAGCGGGTGCATTCTATCATTTTTTAGATGAGCTTTCAGTTAAATTGATCGCAGTAGAAGCAGCGGGTCACGGAGTGAATACTCAATTCAGTGCCGCTACTACAGCATTAGGTACCCCCGGCATTCTGCATGGCAGTAAAAGTTTATTGATGCAGACACCAGATGGTCAGGTAGTAGAGCCACATAGTATTTCAGCTGGGTTGGATTATCCGGGTATCGGCCCTTTGCATGCACATTTATTTGAAAGCGGCCGCGGTGAATTTTTAAATGCAACAGATGATGAAGCTTTGGCTGCAGCATTTGAACTAGCGAAGTTGGAAGGAATTATTCCTGCATTGGAGAGTGCACATGCTTTGCATGCATTGAATATAGTGAAGTTTGAGGCAAAAGATAAAGTGGTGCTTTGTTTAAGTGGTAGAGGGGATAAGGATTTAGCCGCGTATATGAAACAAATGCCCCTCTAA
- the trpD gene encoding anthranilate phosphoribosyltransferase produces the protein MKKILQYLFEHKTLSREQAKEVLVNIGKGIYNEHEITAFMTVYLMRSIIIEELQGFQDALLELCVPVNLNGHQTMDIVGTGGDGKNTFNISTLSCFIVAGAGQKVAKHGNYGASSISGASNVMEQLGYKFKNNNDALKKEVEEAGICFLHAPMFHPALKTVGPIRKNLAMRTFFNILGPMVNPAAPAYQLVGVFNLEMARIYNYLLQLSDRAFTIIHGLDGYDEISLTNDTKVITNKGEKIMTPEQLGKRMVMASDITGGNSVEEAAKIFTTILKGEGTFAQNAVVLANAAMALNCTGKYKTYDEAYNAAVESLESGKANQCLQKLISIQ, from the coding sequence ATGAAAAAGATCCTTCAATATTTATTCGAACACAAAACACTTAGCCGTGAACAGGCAAAAGAAGTTTTAGTAAACATCGGTAAGGGAATTTATAATGAACATGAGATTACTGCTTTCATGACTGTATATCTTATGCGTAGCATTATAATTGAAGAATTGCAGGGTTTCCAGGATGCATTGCTTGAATTGTGTGTACCAGTTAATTTGAATGGTCATCAAACAATGGATATTGTTGGTACCGGTGGTGATGGTAAGAACACATTTAATATTTCTACTCTTAGTTGTTTTATAGTAGCAGGTGCCGGGCAAAAAGTGGCGAAGCATGGTAACTATGGAGCTTCTTCTATAAGCGGTGCAAGTAATGTAATGGAGCAACTGGGATACAAATTTAAAAACAATAATGACGCATTGAAGAAAGAAGTTGAAGAAGCTGGAATTTGTTTTTTACATGCACCAATGTTTCATCCTGCGTTAAAAACTGTTGGGCCAATTCGTAAGAACCTTGCTATGCGAACATTCTTTAATATACTTGGGCCAATGGTAAACCCTGCTGCACCGGCTTATCAACTCGTTGGTGTTTTTAATTTAGAAATGGCAAGAATTTATAATTACCTCTTACAACTTTCTGACCGGGCCTTCACTATCATTCATGGGCTTGATGGGTATGATGAAATATCATTGACCAACGATACAAAAGTGATTACAAATAAAGGAGAGAAGATAATGACACCTGAGCAATTAGGAAAAAGGATGGTTATGGCTTCGGATATCACAGGAGGAAACAGTGTTGAAGAAGCAGCAAAGATTTTTACTACTATATTAAAAGGTGAAGGCACATTTGCCCAGAATGCAGTAGTGCTGGCTAATGCTGCTATGGCTTTGAACTGTACGGGTAAATATAAAACATATGATGAGGCATATAATGCTGCTGTAGAAAGTTTGGAAAGCGGAAAGGCTAATCAATGTTTACAAAAACTAATTAGCATACAGTGA
- a CDS encoding N-acetyltransferase, with amino-acid sequence MQIQNKKIGNKGLFYVEIDGEKLAEMVYTMPSPDKMIIEHTDVDEKLKGKNVGKQLLHTAVEYARTHNIKIIPLCPFAHAMFKKKPEYADVLLNKLI; translated from the coding sequence ATGCAGATACAAAATAAGAAGATCGGAAACAAAGGCCTGTTTTATGTAGAAATAGATGGCGAAAAACTGGCAGAAATGGTTTACACCATGCCATCCCCCGATAAAATGATCATTGAACATACCGATGTAGATGAAAAGCTGAAAGGCAAGAATGTGGGCAAGCAACTGTTACATACGGCTGTTGAGTATGCAAGAACCCATAATATTAAGATCATACCTCTTTGTCCATTTGCTCATGCAATGTTCAAAAAGAAACCTGAATACGCTGATGTACTTTTAAATAAGTTGATATGA
- the trpC gene encoding indole-3-glycerol phosphate synthase TrpC, protein MNILERIIETKRGEVKNRKLAKPVAELESSELYARKTFSLKEFLNDNTRTGIIAEFKRKSPSKGIINDKADVLEVTTAYADNGASCLSVLTDQYYFGGTNDDLIKARINEVPILRKDFIIEQYQITEAKSIGADVILLIAACLSPAEVKRLAGFAKSLGLEVLLELHDEEELGHICDETDIIGINNRNLKTFEVDIERSLRMAEKIPAGKIKVAESGISSVENILLFKQHSFRGFLIGENFMKAEDPTIAFAEFVKQLKAKAHED, encoded by the coding sequence ATGAATATCTTAGAACGGATAATAGAAACTAAAAGAGGAGAAGTTAAAAACAGGAAATTAGCCAAGCCTGTAGCTGAGCTGGAGTCAAGTGAGCTATACGCAAGAAAAACATTTTCGCTGAAAGAATTTTTAAATGATAATACGAGAACAGGAATTATTGCTGAGTTCAAACGAAAATCACCATCAAAAGGAATAATAAACGATAAAGCAGATGTACTGGAAGTAACAACAGCTTATGCCGATAATGGGGCTTCCTGCTTATCCGTTCTTACGGATCAATATTACTTCGGTGGAACCAATGATGACCTTATAAAAGCAAGAATCAATGAAGTGCCGATACTGAGAAAGGATTTTATTATTGAGCAATACCAAATTACAGAAGCTAAATCAATCGGGGCTGACGTAATTTTGCTGATAGCAGCATGCCTGTCGCCAGCAGAAGTGAAGAGGCTGGCCGGCTTTGCAAAAAGCTTAGGGCTTGAAGTATTACTAGAGCTGCATGATGAGGAAGAGTTGGGGCATATTTGTGATGAAACAGATATAATAGGGATCAATAACCGCAACCTTAAAACATTTGAAGTAGATATTGAAAGGAGTTTGCGTATGGCAGAAAAGATCCCGGCTGGCAAAATTAAAGTGGCCGAGAGCGGAATCAGTTCAGTTGAAAATATTTTATTATTTAAACAGCATAGCTTTAGAGGTTTTCTCATTGGGGAAAATTTTATGAAAGCGGAAGACCCAACGATTGCTTTTGCAGAATTTGTAAAACAATTAAAAGCAAAAGCACATGAAGATTAA
- a CDS encoding phosphoribosylanthranilate isomerase, whose translation MNIKVCGITQLKQLQQLEALNIDFAGLIFYKESPRYVGDKLSKKDIKSADFDLKKVGVFVNPEMIDVLDAIDEYGLDAVQLHGDETPEMCDDLSSEVEVIKAFRIKEDDTDIDAMVKVYDNVCDYYLFDKASDYSIGGTGKQFDWDILKKAKIEKPFFLSGGIGPDDAAKIKSFRHPDFFGVDINSRFEKEPGVKDMGLVLGFKQGLK comes from the coding sequence ATGAATATTAAGGTTTGCGGTATTACACAACTGAAACAACTGCAGCAACTGGAAGCACTCAACATTGATTTTGCCGGATTGATCTTTTATAAGGAGTCGCCACGTTACGTAGGTGATAAGCTTTCAAAAAAGGACATCAAATCAGCAGACTTTGACCTGAAAAAAGTAGGAGTGTTTGTAAATCCTGAAATGATCGATGTGTTAGATGCTATTGATGAATATGGGCTGGATGCGGTACAGTTGCACGGCGATGAAACACCGGAAATGTGTGATGACCTTAGTAGTGAAGTGGAAGTGATAAAAGCTTTTCGTATAAAAGAAGATGACACGGATATTGATGCGATGGTAAAAGTATACGATAATGTATGTGATTATTATTTGTTTGACAAGGCTAGTGATTATAGCATTGGTGGTACCGGCAAACAATTTGACTGGGATATTTTAAAGAAAGCAAAAATTGAAAAACCATTCTTTCTCAGTGGGGGGATAGGACCGGATGATGCTGCAAAGATCAAATCATTCAGACATCCGGATTTTTTTGGAGTAGATATTAATAGTCGGTTTGAAAAAGAACCCGGCGTAAAAGATATGGGACTGGTGCTGGGGTTTAAGCAGGGATTGAAATAA
- a CDS encoding phosphoribosylanthranilate isomerase, with amino-acid sequence MKIKVCGNTLPEQVSAFDEMGVTLAGFIFYPKSPRYLGQKITAEKMKQIKGKIVKVGVFVNPTYDDLKKTVDEYRLDMVQLHGDETPKFCEKIADYISVIKAFRLSENDSLEWMTNPFLEVCDFFMFDTLGVGYGGTGKKFDWSVLEKAPPRKPYFLSGGIEPGDEEKLMKFVTTAAGEKLFAVDINSRFEISPGVKDVRKVKDFTTKIGITKT; translated from the coding sequence ATGAAGATTAAAGTTTGTGGTAATACCTTACCCGAACAGGTCAGCGCCTTTGATGAAATGGGTGTGACATTAGCCGGGTTTATTTTTTATCCAAAATCGCCGAGATATTTGGGGCAAAAAATAACTGCGGAAAAAATGAAACAGATCAAAGGCAAGATCGTGAAGGTGGGAGTGTTTGTAAACCCAACCTATGATGATTTGAAAAAAACAGTGGATGAATACCGGCTGGATATGGTACAGTTGCACGGAGATGAAACACCAAAGTTCTGCGAGAAGATCGCTGATTATATTTCTGTGATCAAAGCATTTCGCCTGAGTGAAAATGATAGCCTGGAATGGATGACCAATCCTTTCCTGGAAGTATGTGATTTTTTTATGTTTGATACACTCGGAGTAGGTTACGGTGGTACAGGCAAAAAATTTGACTGGTCCGTGTTGGAAAAAGCACCCCCACGCAAACCATATTTTCTCAGTGGCGGCATTGAGCCGGGTGACGAAGAAAAATTAATGAAATTTGTAACTACTGCAGCAGGAGAGAAATTATTTGCAGTAGATATTAATAGCCGGTTTGAAATTAGCCCCGGTGTGAAGGATGTGAGGAAAGTAAAGGATTTTACAACTAAGATTGGTATAACTAAAACATAA
- a CDS encoding tryptophan synthase subunit alpha yields the protein MQETTKNRIDRVFESPPSGGFRGQILNVYCTAGYPQLNSTLDVMKALQENGADIIELGMPYSDPLADGPVIQQSSSIALANGMTMKTLFEQLKDFRNEITVPVVLMGYMNPVLQYGFENFCKDAAAVGIDGLILPDLPQYEFETEYGAIIKKYEIDFIFLVTPETSNERIKELDDLSTGFLYAVSSSSTTGSDKNMTDITAYLQKLQSLKLKNPVLVGFGIKDKQTFEAACAYANGAIIGSAYIRALENTADVKSVTKTFLSSIK from the coding sequence ATGCAAGAGACAACGAAAAATAGAATTGACAGAGTCTTTGAAAGTCCCCCTTCAGGGGGATTTAGGGGGCAAATACTTAATGTCTATTGTACAGCAGGTTATCCTCAGTTGAATTCAACATTGGATGTGATGAAGGCACTGCAGGAAAACGGAGCTGACATCATTGAACTCGGCATGCCATATAGTGATCCGCTGGCTGATGGGCCCGTTATTCAGCAGAGCAGCAGCATTGCATTGGCAAACGGGATGACAATGAAAACACTTTTTGAACAGCTAAAAGATTTCAGAAACGAAATTACTGTGCCGGTAGTGTTGATGGGATATATGAACCCTGTTTTACAATATGGATTTGAAAATTTTTGCAAGGATGCAGCGGCAGTTGGAATTGATGGGTTGATTTTACCTGATCTGCCCCAATATGAGTTTGAAACAGAGTATGGTGCTATTATTAAAAAATATGAGATAGACTTTATTTTCCTTGTTACACCAGAAACAAGTAATGAAAGGATAAAGGAGTTGGATGATTTAAGCACAGGATTTTTATATGCTGTTTCTTCTTCATCTACTACAGGCTCAGATAAGAACATGACGGATATTACCGCTTACCTTCAAAAACTGCAAAGTTTAAAGTTGAAAAATCCTGTCCTGGTTGGTTTTGGCATAAAGGATAAACAAACATTTGAGGCTGCCTGTGCTTATGCAAACGGGGCCATCATTGGCAGTGCATATATCCGGGCACTGGAGAACACTGCAGATGTTAAGTCCGTCACAAAA
- a CDS encoding anthranilate synthase component I family protein: MKKIIVNTTIKRLLADVYTPVGIYLRLRDRFRDTILLESTDNHVAENSYSFICVNAIGGIEITDASSIEFKLPGQKPERIELKNSGEVPQLLWDFMHRFEITKSEIKEARFAQGLFGYTTYDAIQFFDTIRLSARNSQPASIPLMRYRFYQYVIAFNHFKDELFILENNINGIESDSTLLESLIRSKDVPVYPFKAKGNEQSNMSDDDYREMVKKGITSCHRGDVFQIVLSRRFQQAFTGDEFNVYRALRSINPSPYLFFFDYGDYKLMGSSPEAQLVVQNGKAVVHPIAGTFRRTGDDDKDHLAAELLAGDKKENAEHVMLVDLARNDLSRICDDVKVSHYKEIQYYSHVIHMVSEVTGKVREGSNVFELLAKTFPAGTLSGAPKFKAMELIDSYEPTARSYYGGAIGFVGFDGSCNHAIMIRTFLSSNNTLTSQAGAGVVVASKPESELQEVNNKLGALKKAIEKAETL; this comes from the coding sequence ATGAAAAAGATTATTGTTAATACAACAATTAAAAGACTCCTTGCGGATGTATATACACCAGTAGGCATCTACCTCCGGCTGCGTGATCGTTTCCGGGATACAATTCTCCTGGAAAGTACCGACAATCATGTTGCTGAAAATAGCTACTCTTTTATTTGTGTAAATGCTATTGGTGGTATTGAAATAACAGATGCCAGCAGTATCGAATTCAAACTACCGGGACAAAAACCTGAAAGAATTGAACTCAAAAATTCAGGCGAAGTACCACAACTCCTTTGGGATTTTATGCATCGGTTCGAAATCACAAAATCTGAAATTAAGGAAGCAAGATTTGCACAAGGGTTATTTGGTTATACTACTTATGATGCAATTCAGTTTTTCGATACAATTCGTCTTTCAGCCCGAAATTCACAACCAGCATCTATTCCTTTGATGCGTTACCGCTTCTACCAATATGTAATTGCATTCAATCATTTTAAAGACGAGTTGTTTATTCTCGAAAATAATATCAACGGAATTGAATCGGATTCAACTTTACTTGAATCTTTGATCCGTAGTAAAGATGTACCTGTTTATCCTTTTAAAGCAAAAGGAAATGAGCAATCCAATATGAGTGATGATGATTACAGGGAAATGGTAAAGAAAGGAATTACAAGTTGCCATCGTGGTGATGTGTTTCAAATTGTATTGAGCAGAAGATTTCAGCAGGCATTTACAGGCGATGAGTTTAATGTATACAGGGCACTGCGTAGTATCAATCCTTCTCCGTATTTATTCTTCTTCGATTATGGCGACTATAAGTTAATGGGTTCTTCACCGGAGGCGCAACTGGTTGTTCAGAATGGCAAAGCGGTCGTTCACCCGATCGCCGGCACATTCCGAAGAACAGGTGATGATGATAAAGATCATTTGGCGGCAGAGTTACTGGCTGGTGATAAAAAAGAAAATGCCGAACATGTAATGTTAGTTGATCTTGCCCGTAATGATCTTAGTCGTATCTGTGATGATGTGAAAGTTTCTCACTACAAAGAAATACAATACTACAGTCATGTTATTCATATGGTGAGTGAGGTAACTGGTAAAGTGAGAGAGGGGAGTAATGTATTTGAATTGCTTGCTAAAACATTCCCGGCAGGTACATTAAGTGGTGCACCGAAATTTAAGGCAATGGAATTGATCGATTCGTATGAACCTACTGCAAGAAGTTATTATGGCGGCGCTATCGGTTTTGTTGGCTTTGATGGCAGTTGCAATCATGCCATCATGATCCGCACTTTTCTTAGCAGCAACAATACGTTGACATCACAGGCCGGTGCTGGTGTAGTGGTAGCAAGCAAACCTGAAAGTGAATTGCAGGAAGTAAATAATAAGCTCGGAGCGTTGAAGAAGGCTATTGAAAAAGCGGAAACCCTCTAA
- a CDS encoding aminodeoxychorismate/anthranilate synthase component II → MKILVFDNYDSFTYNLVHLVEKITHTKVDVYRNDKIAMEKVNEYDKIILSPGPGIPEEAGLLLPLIKEYASRKSILGVCLGHQAIGQAFGGKLENLSSVFHGVATKIDVGSQESGVRSPLFEGLPDELEVGRYHSWVVSEENFPNELEITARDESGMIMGLQHKKFDVQGVQFHPESVLTPMGESILRNWLNPQTP, encoded by the coding sequence ATGAAAATATTAGTTTTTGATAATTACGATTCATTTACTTACAACCTTGTTCACCTGGTTGAGAAGATCACACATACTAAGGTTGATGTGTACAGGAATGATAAGATTGCAATGGAGAAAGTGAATGAATATGATAAAATAATTTTATCTCCGGGCCCCGGCATTCCTGAAGAAGCCGGTTTGTTGTTGCCTTTGATAAAAGAATATGCATCCCGGAAATCCATACTGGGTGTGTGTTTGGGGCATCAGGCTATCGGGCAGGCATTTGGTGGAAAGCTGGAGAATTTAAGTTCGGTTTTTCATGGAGTAGCAACTAAGATAGATGTTGGGAGTCAGGAGTCGGGAGTCAGGAGTCCCTTATTTGAAGGATTGCCTGATGAATTGGAAGTTGGTCGTTATCATTCATGGGTTGTTTCAGAGGAAAATTTTCCAAATGAACTTGAAATAACGGCAAGAGATGAAAGCGGAATGATAATGGGTTTACAACATAAAAAGTTTGATGTACAGGGTGTGCAGTTTCACCCGGAAAGTGTGTTGACGCCTATGGGAGAAAGTATTTTAAGAAACTGGTTAAACCCCCAAACCCCCTAA
- a CDS encoding endonuclease domain-containing protein, translated as MANMFYGAIKPIFTRAEILRKNPTHEEMLLWQFLKVNQLGVRFKRQHPIWLYIADFYCHELKLVIEIDGSVHNIKEVMENDIIREDDIKSFGIKVVRFKNYEIRNEIENVIEKMKAVINEIKCNARDNEK; from the coding sequence ATGGCAAATATGTTTTATGGCGCAATTAAACCAATTTTTACAAGAGCTGAGATATTGAGAAAGAACCCGACTCATGAGGAAATGTTGTTGTGGCAATTTTTAAAAGTAAATCAATTAGGAGTAAGATTTAAGCGACAGCATCCGATATGGTTGTATATAGCTGACTTTTATTGTCACGAATTAAAATTAGTTATCGAAATCGATGGCTCAGTTCATAATATTAAGGAAGTTATGGAAAATGATATTATAAGGGAGGATGATATAAAATCGTTTGGTATAAAAGTCGTCAGGTTTAAAAACTATGAAATAAGAAACGAAATTGAAAATGTAATTGAGAAAATGAAAGCAGTAATTAATGAAATAAAGTGTAATGCAAGAGACAACGAAAAATAG
- a CDS encoding amidohydrolase family protein codes for MKKYFSFIPLLFAFIFCCAQQTDKYILLKPDHVFDGEQMHSDWVVLVKNNKIEQAGAMMFKLPAGTEIIELKGMTLLPGLIEGHSHLFLHPYNETSWDDQVLKESRAERTARAVNHAKATLLAGFTTVRDLGTEGAMYDDVGLKKAIEKGVVPGPRMIVATRAIVAKGTYGPKSPSPDVELPQGAEEVTGLEELSKAIRSQIGHGADLIKVYADYRYGPNGEAQPTFSEQELGLLTEITKSSGRKAVAHASTAEGMKRAINAGISTIEHGDGGTEEVFKLMKERNVALCPTLAAGDAIQQYRGWKKGTNPEPASITSKKKSFALALKAGVTICMGGDVGVFAHGENAREMELMVEYGMKPIDVLKSATSVNADVFGYADKIGKIKTGLFADLIAVEADPSTNINAIRNIKLVMKNGQIVVRN; via the coding sequence ATGAAAAAATATTTTTCATTCATTCCTTTATTGTTTGCATTTATTTTTTGTTGTGCGCAGCAAACAGATAAATATATTTTACTGAAACCTGACCATGTATTTGATGGCGAACAAATGCATAGTGATTGGGTAGTGTTGGTAAAAAATAATAAGATCGAACAGGCAGGAGCAATGATGTTTAAATTACCTGCAGGTACAGAAATAATTGAGTTGAAGGGAATGACTTTGCTGCCAGGTTTGATCGAAGGTCACTCTCATTTATTTCTTCATCCGTATAACGAAACTTCATGGGATGACCAGGTGCTGAAAGAATCAAGAGCGGAAAGAACTGCAAGGGCAGTGAATCATGCAAAAGCAACTTTATTGGCGGGTTTTACAACCGTAAGAGATCTCGGAACTGAAGGCGCAATGTATGATGATGTGGGTTTGAAAAAAGCAATCGAAAAAGGAGTTGTACCGGGGCCGAGAATGATAGTTGCTACAAGAGCAATTGTTGCAAAAGGAACTTATGGACCCAAATCTCCTTCACCTGATGTAGAACTGCCGCAGGGTGCTGAAGAAGTAACAGGCCTGGAAGAGTTATCAAAAGCTATTCGTTCACAAATTGGTCATGGTGCTGATCTAATTAAAGTATATGCCGATTACCGATATGGCCCTAATGGTGAAGCACAGCCAACATTCAGTGAACAGGAACTCGGATTGCTTACTGAAATCACAAAAAGTAGTGGAAGAAAAGCCGTTGCTCACGCATCTACTGCAGAAGGAATGAAACGAGCAATTAATGCCGGTATATCAACTATTGAACATGGTGATGGTGGAACTGAAGAAGTTTTCAAACTAATGAAGGAAAGAAATGTTGCGCTATGCCCTACCCTTGCTGCCGGTGATGCAATACAACAATACCGTGGCTGGAAAAAAGGAACTAATCCTGAACCTGCTTCCATTACCAGTAAAAAGAAAAGTTTTGCGCTGGCTTTAAAAGCAGGTGTCACTATTTGCATGGGCGGTGATGTAGGTGTATTTGCACATGGCGAAAATGCAAGAGAAATGGAACTAATGGTGGAATATGGAATGAAGCCAATTGATGTGCTGAAATCCGCTACCTCTGTAAATGCAGATGTATTTGGCTATGCGGATAAGATCGGCAAGATAAAAACCGGATTGTTTGCCGATTTAATTGCAGTAGAGGCTGATCCTTCAACAAACATTAATGCAATCAGGAATATTAAACTGGTGATGAAGAATGGACAAATTGTAGTCCGTAATTAA